A window from Luteibacter flocculans encodes these proteins:
- a CDS encoding LTA synthase family protein has product MRPASSVPGALRQRFRPLVWFGVLFVSVAFLVRLILLIKTRHDVPPDLGQYLYLFLVGFGYDLVTYIYFAWPLLLALWLLPRRAYLSRWGHRIFLGLCFVLAFAVLYLGAAELVFWGEFSARFNFIAVDYLVYTHEVVGNIRESYPIGTWSTLLLAGTLLVMFLSRRVLAARDDGSRFLARMGVVGVWLVLTVAVSFAVTGSMKDRSSNNYVNELAGNGIYQFFAAFRENELDYAKYYPTLPDKEAFANLRSLLKTPDATYTSDDPMNLTRNIVADRPERKLNVVLISVESLSGDYVEGLDVSKHKHLMPNLDALASKSLFFTQLYANGTRTVRGLEALALSVPPTPGESIVKRPDNENLWSLADVFNAKGYESEFVYGGYGYFDNMNHFFSTNGYNAVDRGAIDDKDIHAENVWGVADEDLYTLVMKRMDDAYAKGKPYFAHVMTTSNHRPFTFPEGRVSLPQGSRRAAVQYTDWAIADFLKRASTKPWFDDTIFVITADHCATSAGKTSLPVDRYHIPLLIYSPKHVPAGRVDRLMSQIDIPPTLLGMLGFSYTSRFYGYDLFRLEPGRERAFLSTYQELGYLHGDRLTSLVPRQPVKEMLPQKSTGDAVPVEKMDPVDAKDAITYYQTAAYLFTHGLMKRTAPAH; this is encoded by the coding sequence ATGCGTCCTGCTTCTTCGGTTCCCGGCGCGCTGCGCCAGCGTTTCCGGCCGCTCGTGTGGTTCGGCGTGCTGTTCGTCAGCGTCGCGTTCCTGGTCAGGCTCATCCTGCTGATCAAGACCCGCCACGACGTACCGCCCGACCTGGGCCAGTACCTCTACCTGTTCCTGGTCGGCTTCGGCTACGACCTGGTCACGTACATCTACTTCGCCTGGCCGCTGCTGCTGGCGCTATGGCTGCTGCCGCGCCGCGCCTACCTGTCGCGCTGGGGGCATCGGATCTTCCTGGGCCTGTGTTTCGTGCTGGCCTTCGCCGTGCTTTACCTCGGCGCTGCCGAGCTGGTTTTCTGGGGCGAGTTCAGCGCCCGCTTCAACTTCATCGCGGTGGATTACCTCGTCTACACCCATGAGGTGGTCGGCAACATCCGCGAGTCGTACCCGATCGGCACCTGGAGCACCCTGCTGCTCGCGGGCACCCTGCTGGTGATGTTCCTCAGCCGCCGCGTACTGGCCGCGCGCGACGACGGCTCGCGCTTCCTCGCCCGCATGGGTGTGGTGGGCGTATGGCTCGTGCTGACCGTAGCCGTGAGCTTTGCGGTCACCGGGTCGATGAAGGATCGCTCCAGCAACAACTACGTGAACGAGCTGGCGGGCAACGGCATCTACCAGTTCTTCGCCGCGTTCCGCGAGAACGAGCTGGACTATGCGAAGTATTACCCCACGCTGCCGGACAAGGAGGCGTTCGCGAACCTGCGCAGCCTGCTGAAGACGCCGGATGCGACGTACACCAGCGACGACCCGATGAACCTCACCCGCAACATCGTCGCGGATCGGCCGGAGCGCAAGCTCAACGTCGTGCTCATCAGCGTGGAGAGCCTGTCCGGCGACTACGTAGAAGGACTCGACGTCAGCAAGCACAAGCACCTGATGCCGAACCTCGACGCGCTGGCGTCCAAGAGCCTGTTCTTCACCCAGCTCTACGCCAACGGCACGCGCACGGTGCGCGGCCTGGAAGCGTTGGCCTTGTCGGTGCCACCGACGCCGGGCGAATCGATCGTGAAGCGGCCGGACAACGAGAACCTCTGGTCGCTTGCTGACGTGTTCAACGCGAAGGGCTACGAGTCGGAGTTCGTCTACGGCGGCTACGGCTACTTCGACAACATGAACCACTTCTTCTCGACCAATGGCTACAACGCGGTCGATCGCGGCGCCATCGACGACAAGGACATCCATGCGGAAAACGTGTGGGGCGTGGCGGACGAGGATCTCTACACCCTCGTGATGAAGCGCATGGACGATGCGTACGCGAAGGGCAAGCCGTATTTCGCGCACGTGATGACCACCTCGAACCATCGGCCGTTCACGTTCCCCGAAGGGCGGGTGTCGCTGCCGCAGGGTTCGCGTCGCGCTGCCGTGCAGTACACCGACTGGGCGATTGCCGATTTCCTGAAGCGCGCCTCGACCAAGCCCTGGTTCGACGACACGATCTTCGTCATCACGGCCGACCACTGCGCCACCAGCGCCGGCAAGACCAGCCTGCCGGTCGACCGGTATCACATTCCCCTGTTGATCTACTCGCCCAAGCACGTGCCCGCAGGCCGTGTGGATCGCTTGATGAGTCAGATCGACATCCCGCCGACCCTGCTGGGCATGCTCGGCTTCAGCTACACGTCGCGCTTCTACGGTTACGACCTGTTCCGACTGGAACCGGGTCGCGAACGGGCCTTCCTCAGCACCTACCAGGAACTGGGCTACCTGCACGGCGACCGCCTGACCTCGCTCGTGCCGCGCCAGCCGGTGAAGGAAATGCTGCCGCAGAAGAGCACGGGCGACGCGGTGCCGGTGGAGAAGATGGACCCGGTGGATGCTAAGGACGCCATCACTTACTACCAGACCGCCGCGTATCTGTTCACCCACGGCCTGATGAAGCGAACCGCTCCGGCCCACTGA
- the mprF gene encoding bifunctional lysylphosphatidylglycerol flippase/synthetase MprF produces MEHETRTELPSTDQTQARRALHIALLRRAGGPLLSAVLLCLALWALHAMASEVTYRQIAGYVHTLPNTDIGLAVLLTGAGYAVMTLYDWFGLASIGRRLPPRRVGLISFISYAFSNALGMSLLISGSIRYRFYVQAGLSTGEIGRVVLYTTMSFWLGLAALTGCTLLLVPIPPDVPLSGLRIPLAIVLVLVPLAWFAVSLTVRRPLRVWRWNVSAPTPIVAARQILVGALDWGLAAGVLYVLMPEAIAGGFGHFLAIFVVAQMAGLISHVPGGLGVFEAVMLAGFGATGNQGLEAPILGSLAAYRLVYYLLPLCVATVMVIWREVRALRHAAMVSPWFSSLLPPFFAGLTLVCGAVLLFSGATLAIPGRMEILRGFVPLPLVEVSHFLSSVVGMLLLILARGLQRRLDAAYVLTLVLLILGAIFSLLKGIDYEEATLLSLLALALAPAHRYFHRRASLFRASFSPGWMLAIGAVLACSTWLVFFSFKHVEYSNNLWWEFSFHHGGAPRALRALVGATAVVMLVALANLIRPARPRRAMPGEAEFARAMPLIKQFDSAQAHLALVGDKMLMFAPGDSAFIMYDIEGRSWVAMGDPVGKDEEARRELVWTFRENCERAGGWPLFYQVRPQDLDLYLDVGMNLLKIGEEARVRLDQFNLDGKSKKTLRGTVNKLSRDGLRMEIVPIEGVPALLPRLKAISDAWMRDKKVREKRFSLGLFDERYLCRTPMAVVWQGEEPVAFANVFVTETKEEASVDLMRHLPEGPSGIMDFLFIELMVWAKAEGYRWFNLGMAPLSGLQNRRTAPLWSRFGAMVFGRGERFYNFRGLHRYKDKFDPEWEPRYIAVPGGIALPLALANVASLISGGLGGVVRR; encoded by the coding sequence GTGGAGCACGAGACCAGGACGGAGCTCCCGTCGACCGATCAGACCCAGGCCCGGCGAGCGCTCCACATCGCCTTGCTGCGTCGCGCGGGTGGCCCCCTGCTGTCCGCCGTCCTGCTGTGCCTCGCCTTGTGGGCGCTGCACGCGATGGCCAGCGAAGTCACCTACCGGCAGATCGCCGGATACGTGCACACGCTGCCGAATACGGACATCGGTCTCGCGGTGCTGCTGACCGGCGCCGGTTACGCCGTGATGACCCTCTACGACTGGTTCGGCCTCGCCAGTATCGGGCGTCGCCTGCCGCCGCGACGGGTGGGGCTGATCTCGTTCATCAGCTATGCGTTCTCAAATGCGCTGGGCATGTCGCTGCTGATTTCCGGATCGATCCGTTACCGCTTCTACGTGCAGGCGGGGCTGAGCACGGGCGAGATCGGCCGTGTCGTGCTCTACACCACGATGAGCTTCTGGCTGGGGCTGGCCGCCCTCACCGGCTGCACGTTGTTGTTGGTGCCCATTCCGCCCGATGTGCCGCTGTCGGGCTTGCGCATTCCCTTGGCGATCGTGCTGGTGCTCGTACCGCTGGCCTGGTTTGCCGTGTCGCTGACGGTGCGTCGGCCGCTGCGGGTGTGGCGCTGGAACGTGAGTGCACCGACGCCGATCGTGGCGGCGCGGCAGATCCTCGTCGGCGCGCTCGACTGGGGTCTCGCCGCTGGCGTGCTCTACGTGCTCATGCCCGAGGCCATCGCCGGGGGCTTCGGCCATTTCCTGGCGATCTTCGTCGTCGCGCAGATGGCGGGACTCATCAGTCACGTGCCGGGTGGCCTGGGCGTCTTCGAGGCAGTGATGCTGGCGGGCTTCGGCGCCACCGGGAACCAGGGTCTCGAAGCGCCGATCCTCGGTTCGCTCGCCGCGTACCGCCTCGTCTATTACCTGCTGCCGCTGTGTGTGGCGACGGTCATGGTGATCTGGCGCGAGGTGCGTGCGTTGCGTCACGCGGCCATGGTCTCGCCGTGGTTCAGCAGCCTGTTGCCGCCGTTCTTCGCGGGCCTGACGCTGGTCTGTGGCGCCGTGCTCCTGTTCTCCGGCGCGACGCTGGCGATTCCCGGCCGCATGGAGATCCTGCGCGGCTTCGTGCCGCTGCCGCTGGTAGAGGTCTCGCATTTCCTCTCCAGTGTGGTCGGCATGCTGTTGCTGATCCTGGCGCGAGGACTGCAACGTCGCCTCGATGCAGCGTACGTGCTGACGCTGGTGCTGTTGATCCTTGGTGCGATTTTCTCGCTGCTCAAGGGCATCGACTACGAAGAGGCCACCCTGCTTTCGTTGCTGGCCTTGGCGCTCGCGCCGGCCCACCGGTATTTCCATCGCCGTGCGTCGTTGTTCCGCGCCAGCTTCTCGCCGGGCTGGATGCTGGCGATCGGTGCCGTGCTCGCCTGTTCCACGTGGCTGGTGTTCTTCAGCTTCAAGCACGTGGAATACAGCAACAACCTCTGGTGGGAGTTCAGCTTCCACCACGGCGGTGCGCCGCGCGCGTTGCGTGCTCTCGTGGGCGCCACGGCTGTGGTGATGCTGGTGGCGCTCGCCAACCTCATTCGCCCGGCGCGTCCGCGCCGCGCCATGCCGGGCGAGGCCGAGTTCGCCAGGGCCATGCCGCTCATCAAGCAGTTCGACTCCGCGCAGGCGCACCTGGCGCTGGTCGGCGACAAGATGCTCATGTTCGCCCCCGGCGACAGCGCCTTCATCATGTACGACATCGAAGGGCGCAGCTGGGTCGCGATGGGCGATCCGGTCGGCAAAGACGAGGAAGCGCGGCGCGAGCTGGTCTGGACCTTCCGCGAGAACTGCGAGCGTGCCGGCGGCTGGCCGCTCTTCTACCAGGTGCGTCCGCAGGACCTCGACCTGTATCTCGACGTCGGCATGAACCTGCTCAAGATCGGCGAAGAGGCGCGGGTGCGCCTCGACCAGTTCAATCTCGATGGCAAGTCGAAGAAGACCTTGCGCGGCACGGTCAACAAGTTGTCGCGCGACGGCCTGCGCATGGAAATCGTGCCGATCGAAGGCGTACCGGCGCTGCTGCCGCGTCTCAAGGCGATTTCCGATGCCTGGATGCGCGACAAGAAAGTGCGCGAGAAGCGCTTCTCCCTCGGTCTGTTCGACGAGCGCTACCTCTGCCGCACGCCGATGGCAGTGGTCTGGCAGGGCGAGGAGCCTGTTGCCTTCGCCAATGTCTTCGTGACCGAGACCAAGGAAGAAGCCTCGGTCGATCTCATGCGCCACCTTCCCGAGGGCCCCTCCGGCATCATGGATTTTCTGTTCATCGAATTGATGGTCTGGGCGAAGGCCGAAGGCTATCGCTGGTTCAATCTCGGCATGGCGCCGCTTTCCGGCCTGCAGAACCGGCGCACGGCGCCGTTGTGGAGTCGCTTCGGTGCGATGGTCTTCGGACGCGGCGAGCGCTTCTACAATTTCCGCGGCCTGCATCGCTACAAGGACAAGTTCGATCCGGAATGGGAGCCGCGCTACATCGCGGTGCCGGGTGGTATCGCCTTGCCGCTCGCGCTGGCGAACGTCGCAAGCCTCATTTCCGGCGGCCTCGGCGGCGTGGTGCGGCGATGA
- a CDS encoding virulence factor — protein MKASPRKIVRLGLLGLAALLVLGLLAWHPWTRASMEKSTVELPALKEPPTGEEDLLVVIYSGDGGWWDLDQRLGAVFTQRGIPVAGVSTFKYFWRYRSPDESAHDLDGLLDRYTRQWNKRRVLLIGYSFGADVLPTIVGKLRPDNRDRLSQLVLLSASRDVNFEIELEGYMQQGWWTTHTHNFLQWLNPVVHTDAMPPIAALAGRPPMACYYGAEDADDSGCTDPKLPSFVTVYRKPGSHHFDEDYEKLATELIQRMPGHHADTASP, from the coding sequence ATGAAGGCTTCGCCGCGAAAAATCGTTCGTCTCGGCCTGCTCGGCCTCGCCGCGCTGCTTGTGCTGGGCTTGCTGGCATGGCATCCGTGGACGCGCGCGTCGATGGAGAAGTCCACCGTCGAGTTGCCGGCATTGAAGGAGCCGCCGACCGGCGAGGAAGACCTGCTCGTGGTGATCTACTCGGGCGACGGCGGCTGGTGGGATCTCGATCAGCGTCTCGGTGCCGTGTTCACGCAGCGCGGTATTCCGGTCGCGGGTGTCAGCACCTTCAAATACTTCTGGCGTTACCGCTCGCCCGACGAATCCGCCCACGATCTCGATGGTCTGCTGGATCGGTACACCCGCCAGTGGAACAAGCGTCGTGTGCTCCTCATCGGTTACTCGTTCGGCGCCGACGTGCTGCCCACGATCGTCGGCAAGCTGCGTCCGGACAATCGCGATCGGTTGAGCCAGCTCGTGTTGCTTTCCGCCAGCCGCGACGTGAACTTCGAGATCGAGCTGGAGGGGTACATGCAGCAAGGCTGGTGGACCACCCACACGCACAACTTCCTGCAGTGGCTGAATCCGGTGGTGCATACCGACGCCATGCCGCCCATTGCCGCGCTGGCGGGTCGTCCACCCATGGCGTGCTACTACGGCGCCGAGGATGCGGACGACAGTGGCTGCACCGATCCGAAGCTGCCGTCGTTCGTTACGGTTTATCGCAAGCCGGGTTCGCACCACTTCGACGAGGATTACGAGAAGCTGGCGACGGAACTGATCCAGCGGATGCCCGGACACCACGCGGATACCGCATCGCCCTGA
- a CDS encoding transporter, with product MTSRHALAVFAALATFVVATAARADPPDFDRPGAGFATTVLPVGTVALEQGLPTYERQREDGYLDRTYTADSLIRVGLGGPVELQVGGSAWNRLEERGQGSRRHAVGHGDSSVGVKWAPGGSGDAGAFSWAALGQVTFANGDSDFGNGARQVSLGATMQWQPDKVIQNTLYANVDRLKGRNTWTLAPTFGRKFGENVVAYVEADAIHDAEDGNELQLGGGMAYTLGDHMQLDAYALHRVGRHGPSVRAGLGLSVFFGNPKN from the coding sequence ATGACCTCTCGCCACGCTCTCGCCGTCTTCGCCGCCCTCGCCACCTTTGTCGTTGCGACGGCGGCCCGTGCCGATCCGCCGGACTTCGATCGCCCCGGCGCGGGCTTTGCCACGACGGTGCTACCGGTCGGCACCGTGGCACTGGAGCAGGGCCTGCCGACCTACGAGCGGCAGCGCGAAGACGGTTACCTGGATCGCACGTACACCGCGGATAGCCTCATTCGCGTGGGTCTCGGTGGCCCTGTCGAGCTGCAGGTGGGCGGGTCGGCGTGGAACCGCCTGGAAGAGCGGGGCCAGGGATCGCGCCGCCACGCGGTTGGCCATGGCGACAGCAGCGTGGGCGTGAAGTGGGCGCCGGGCGGCTCGGGCGATGCAGGCGCTTTCAGTTGGGCCGCCCTGGGCCAGGTGACGTTCGCCAACGGCGACAGCGACTTCGGCAACGGCGCGCGCCAGGTGAGCCTGGGCGCGACCATGCAGTGGCAGCCGGACAAGGTCATCCAGAACACGCTTTACGCAAACGTCGACCGACTCAAGGGACGCAACACGTGGACGCTGGCGCCGACGTTCGGGCGCAAATTCGGCGAGAACGTGGTTGCCTACGTGGAAGCGGACGCCATCCACGACGCCGAAGATGGCAACGAACTGCAGCTCGGCGGCGGCATGGCCTACACGCTGGGCGATCACATGCAATTGGACGCGTATGCCCTGCACCGCGTAGGCCGACACGGCCCATCGGTACGGGCCGGCTTGGGACTGTCCGTCTTTTTTGGCAACCCGAAGAATTAA
- a CDS encoding beta-glucosidase family protein, with translation MTDLARRSALALALAAGLAGTAHAAVPADRPWMDRSLSPDRRAELIVTAMTDDEKFRMIRADFGQKNDKAPHSPESLEGAGFVPSIPRLGLAALNETDAGLGVTRPGSDGLGAISLPAGLATAASFDPAVAHAGGRMIGGEARGKGYGVLLAGGVNLVRDPRNGRNFEYAGEDPVLAGTMAGAAVRGVQEQKVVATVKHFAINDLESGRNTLSADIDPVALRESDLLAFQLAIAKGDPGSVMSSYNKVNGTYAGEHDWLLNQVLKQEWGFKGWVMSDWGGVHSGAKAALAGLDQESAGEVFDKEVFFDKPLREAYAAGQFPKARLDDMVKRIMRSLFAHGVIDQPMKPTKVPYEADRIVARDALEAGAVLLRNQDALLPLARKGQSVVIIGGRADKGVLAGGGSSAVSDVAGDPVPGLEPKAWPGPVKYHASAPLTFMRKLGGKVSFDEGTDPAAAAKAAADADVAVVFVTKWAAESFDTPNLALPDGQDALVEAVAKANPKTVVVLETNGPVAMPWLDHVGAVMQAWYPGSGGGEAIARLLYGVSAPSGRLPLTWPKDESQLPRTTIAGAGLYSKEKPADNVDYNIEGADVGYRWFEKTKREPLFAFGYGLTYTSFAYSEFSVDKDASGHPVAHVTVKNTGKVAGADVPQIYVTAPGASTRRLAGWSKVSLKPGASQRVDIPLEPLALARYDDKAKRWQVAAGSYNVKLARSATDVATETSLTLPESFPTAKAP, from the coding sequence ATGACCGACCTCGCGCGCCGCTCCGCTCTCGCCCTTGCCCTCGCCGCCGGCCTTGCCGGCACGGCCCACGCCGCCGTTCCTGCCGACCGTCCGTGGATGGACCGCTCGCTGTCGCCCGACCGCCGCGCCGAGCTGATCGTGACGGCCATGACGGACGACGAGAAGTTCCGGATGATCCGCGCGGACTTCGGCCAGAAGAACGACAAGGCGCCGCACTCGCCCGAATCCCTGGAGGGCGCGGGCTTCGTTCCGTCCATACCGCGCCTCGGACTGGCCGCACTGAACGAGACCGATGCCGGGCTCGGCGTCACCCGACCGGGCAGCGATGGGCTCGGCGCGATCTCGCTGCCGGCCGGTCTTGCGACCGCCGCCAGCTTCGATCCCGCGGTAGCGCATGCGGGCGGACGCATGATCGGCGGCGAAGCGCGCGGCAAGGGCTACGGCGTGCTGCTTGCGGGCGGCGTGAACCTCGTTCGCGATCCGCGCAATGGCCGCAACTTTGAGTACGCGGGCGAAGACCCGGTGCTGGCGGGCACGATGGCGGGCGCGGCGGTGAGGGGCGTGCAGGAGCAGAAGGTGGTCGCCACGGTGAAGCACTTCGCCATCAACGACCTGGAATCCGGTCGCAATACGCTCAGCGCCGACATCGATCCCGTGGCGCTGCGCGAGTCGGACCTGCTCGCCTTCCAGCTTGCGATCGCCAAGGGCGATCCGGGCTCGGTGATGTCCTCGTACAACAAGGTCAACGGCACCTACGCGGGTGAGCACGACTGGCTGCTCAATCAGGTGCTCAAGCAGGAATGGGGGTTCAAGGGCTGGGTCATGTCGGACTGGGGCGGCGTGCACAGCGGCGCCAAGGCCGCGCTCGCCGGTCTGGACCAGGAATCGGCCGGCGAGGTCTTCGACAAGGAAGTGTTCTTCGACAAGCCCCTGCGCGAGGCGTATGCGGCGGGGCAATTCCCGAAGGCGCGCCTGGACGACATGGTCAAGCGGATCATGCGCAGCCTGTTCGCCCACGGCGTCATCGATCAACCGATGAAGCCCACCAAGGTGCCTTACGAGGCCGACCGCATCGTGGCGCGCGACGCGCTGGAAGCCGGCGCGGTGCTGCTGCGCAACCAGGACGCGTTGCTGCCGCTGGCTCGCAAGGGGCAGTCCGTCGTCATCATCGGTGGTCGCGCCGACAAGGGCGTGCTCGCAGGTGGCGGGTCGTCGGCCGTGTCCGACGTCGCTGGCGATCCGGTGCCGGGGCTGGAACCGAAGGCATGGCCGGGCCCGGTCAAATATCACGCGTCCGCGCCCCTCACGTTCATGCGCAAGCTGGGCGGCAAGGTGAGCTTCGACGAGGGCACCGACCCGGCCGCCGCCGCGAAGGCCGCCGCCGACGCGGACGTCGCGGTCGTCTTCGTCACGAAGTGGGCCGCCGAATCGTTCGACACCCCGAACCTCGCCCTGCCGGACGGGCAGGACGCCCTGGTGGAAGCCGTGGCGAAGGCCAACCCGAAGACCGTCGTCGTGCTGGAAACCAACGGTCCGGTGGCGATGCCGTGGCTGGATCACGTGGGCGCGGTCATGCAGGCGTGGTATCCGGGGTCGGGTGGCGGTGAGGCCATCGCACGCCTGCTCTACGGCGTGAGTGCCCCGTCGGGCCGCCTGCCGCTGACCTGGCCGAAAGACGAGTCGCAATTGCCGCGCACCACCATCGCGGGCGCAGGGCTGTACTCCAAGGAAAAACCCGCGGACAACGTCGACTACAACATCGAAGGCGCGGACGTGGGCTACCGCTGGTTCGAGAAGACCAAGCGCGAGCCGCTGTTCGCCTTCGGGTACGGCCTGACGTACACGAGCTTCGCCTACAGCGAGTTCTCGGTGGACAAGGACGCGAGCGGTCACCCGGTCGCGCACGTTACGGTGAAGAACACGGGCAAGGTCGCAGGCGCCGACGTCCCGCAGATCTACGTCACGGCACCCGGCGCCAGCACGCGGCGCCTGGCGGGCTGGAGCAAGGTATCGCTGAAGCCGGGCGCCAGCCAGCGCGTGGACATCCCGCTGGAACCGCTGGCGCTGGCCCGCTACGACGACAAGGCGAAGCGCTGGCAGGTCGCGGCAGGCAGCTACAACGTCAAGCTGGCCCGCTCCGCCACCGACGTCGCCACCGAAACGTCGCTGACCCTTCCCGAAAGCTTCCCGACGGCGAAGGCCCCCTGA